In a genomic window of Limnochordia bacterium:
- a CDS encoding type II toxin-antitoxin system RelE/ParE family toxin, whose amino-acid sequence MEKQPKYRILVSDRARQMLAAHVRFLAQKSPRAAYKTRTDLMNAIRSLYTMPDRFPFFEAEFIPSNKYHKMFVEKWYLVLYQIRDQTVYVDYVIDCRRDYGWLVR is encoded by the coding sequence ATGGAAAAACAACCTAAGTATAGGATACTTGTCTCGGACCGTGCCCGTCAGATGTTAGCAGCCCATGTTCGCTTTCTGGCACAAAAAAGTCCCAGAGCCGCCTATAAAACGAGAACTGACCTTATGAACGCCATTCGTTCCTTGTATACAATGCCAGATCGTTTTCCGTTTTTCGAGGCGGAGTTTATTCCTTCGAATAAGTACCACAAGATGTTTGTGGAGAAATGGTATCTAGTTCTATATCAGATCAGAGATCAGACTGTATACGTGGATTATGTCATTGATTGCAGACGGGACTATGGGTGGCTGGTGCGTTAG
- a CDS encoding type II toxin-antitoxin system Phd/YefM family antitoxin — translation MQIRPSASIRQNYNEIAALCKSSGEPVYLTKNGVGDLVVMDIEAFSRREKMLRLREELLAVEEDRLAGRMGSTPDELDDYLGSIIAEVEHGKTT, via the coding sequence ATGCAGATTAGACCATCCGCAAGCATCCGGCAGAACTATAATGAAATTGCGGCTTTATGTAAGTCATCTGGTGAACCGGTATATCTAACGAAGAACGGCGTGGGTGATCTTGTGGTTATGGATATAGAGGCGTTTAGCAGACGCGAGAAAATGCTAAGATTGAGGGAGGAGCTATTGGCCGTTGAGGAAGATCGTCTAGCGGGTCGTATGGGGAGTACACCGGACGAACTAGATGATTACCTAGGAAGCATTATTGCTGAGGTGGAACATGGAAAAACAACCTAA
- a CDS encoding DUF5665 domain-containing protein — translation MSKTIDEGLISTLIRRLEKLATSMEKASVAEYIELYRNPRRIMYLNFVAGVVRGFGIAVGFTVVGAVFLLLLTRLASLNLPVIGDYIAQLTKIVMERLATAP, via the coding sequence ATGTCCAAGACCATTGATGAAGGGCTAATCTCAACTCTGATCCGTCGGCTGGAGAAATTGGCCACATCCATGGAAAAGGCTAGTGTTGCTGAGTACATAGAACTGTACCGTAATCCACGACGTATCATGTATCTTAACTTCGTTGCGGGAGTTGTGCGGGGTTTTGGAATTGCAGTCGGCTTTACGGTAGTGGGAGCGGTTTTTCTCCTGTTACTTACTCGTCTTGCTTCCTTAAATCTACCAGTGATCGGAGATTATATTGCGCAGCTTACTAAGATCGTCATGGAAAGACTAGCTACAGCACCGTAA
- a CDS encoding TraR/DksA C4-type zinc finger protein, with protein MNQLSHEELMKLKSQLVAYQHQLQNRIAGIQAGLTQSMTQSVGELSAYDQHTSDLGAEMFERSKDLGLKDNLNVLAGKVQDALEAIEEGSYGVCDGCGQPIDSDRLRAIPYTTLCYGCSERLPDGDRRPVEEEVLKPPFGRSFKDGQDYTGYDGEDAWQELARWGNANSPQDVPPAVDVSQAYVDADELQGIVEEVEGLSRRPQH; from the coding sequence ATGAATCAACTATCTCATGAGGAATTGATGAAACTAAAGAGTCAATTGGTTGCCTACCAACACCAACTGCAGAACAGAATTGCGGGAATTCAAGCCGGGCTAACACAGAGTATGACCCAATCGGTGGGTGAGCTTTCTGCCTACGACCAACATACCTCGGATTTAGGAGCAGAAATGTTTGAACGGAGTAAGGATTTAGGACTAAAGGATAACCTAAACGTGCTTGCCGGAAAGGTGCAAGATGCCCTAGAGGCCATAGAAGAGGGTTCCTATGGGGTTTGTGATGGTTGCGGTCAACCGATTGATTCCGATCGGCTCCGGGCCATTCCCTATACTACCTTGTGTTATGGGTGCAGTGAGAGATTGCCCGATGGAGACAGACGTCCTGTAGAGGAGGAAGTGCTAAAACCTCCCTTCGGGAGAAGTTTCAAGGATGGACAAGACTATACTGGGTACGATGGAGAAGACGCCTGGCAAGAGCTTGCCCGGTGGGGTAATGCCAACTCGCCCCAGGATGTACCCCCAGCGGTAGATGTCAGTCAGGCCTATGTAGATGCTGACGAACTCCAAGGTATAGTGGAAGAAGTCGAAGGACTAAGCAGAAGGCCCCAGCATTGA